From Ictidomys tridecemlineatus isolate mIctTri1 chromosome 2, mIctTri1.hap1, whole genome shotgun sequence, the proteins below share one genomic window:
- the Ranbp3 gene encoding ran-binding protein 3 isoform X24 has protein sequence MARVTPSQLRSAGGSSPEAGEDSDREDGNYCPPVKRERTSSLTQFPPSQSVSKHNVFMPSTFCESSAGNSDSDPEEKSSGFRLKPPTLIHGQAPSAGLPSQKPKEQQRSVLRPAVLQAPQPKALSQSIPSSGTNGVSIPADCMGAATSLSPENPARRSPSESADEAHALEEKEPQKNESSNTSEEENCEKKDQVAQQSFVFGQNLRDRVKLVNENTDVAGLESAGQPSSDTPAATNYFLQYISSSLENTANSADASSNKFVFGQNMSERVLSFPKLNEVSSDASRENAAAESGSESSSQEATPEKANNIAESLVESAAAYTKATARKCLLEKVEVITGEEAESNVLQTQCKLFVFDKTSQSWVERGRGLLRLNDMASTDDGTLQSRLVMRTQGSLRLILNTKLWAQMQMDKASEKSIRITAMDTEDQGVKVFLISASSKDTGQLYAALHHRILALRSRVEQEQEAKMPAPEPGAAPSHEEDDSDDDVLAPSGAAGAGAGEEGDGQTPGST, from the exons ATGGCACGGGTCACCCCGAGTCAGCTG AGGTCAGCTGGAGGctccagtcctgaagcaggagaAG ATTCTGACCGAGAAGATGGAAACTACTGCCCTCCTGTCAAGCGAGAAAGAACGTCCTCTTTAACCCAGTTCCCACCTTCACAGTCAG TGTCAAAACACAATGTTTTTATGCCATCAACCTTCTGCGAGTCCTCTGCAGGCAATTCTGACTCAGACCCAG AGGAAAAGAGCAGCGGGTTCCGGCTGAAGCCACCGACACTGATCCATGGCCAGGCGCCCAGTGCAG GTTTGCCAAGCCAGAAGCCCAAGGAACAGCAGCGCAGTGTTCTCCGCCCAGCCGTATTGCAAGCCCCACAGCCAAAAGCACTGTCGCAATCCA TCCCTAGCAGTGGCACCAATGGAGTCAGCATCCCAGCAGACTGCATGGGGGCAGCAACATCATTATCACCAGAAAACCCTGCACGGAGAAGTCCCTCTGAATCTGCTGATGAGGCACATGCACTTGAG gagAAAGAGCCCCAGAAAAATGAGTCTAGCAATACTTCTGAGGAggaaaactgtgagaagaaagaTCAAGTTGCACAGCAATCCTTTGTATTTGGGCAGAACTTGAGGGACAGAGTTAAG CTGGTGAATGAGAATACCGATGTAGCTGGCTTGGAGAGTGCCGGACAGCCCAGCTCAGACACGCCAGCTGCCACCAACTACTTTCTCCAGTATATCAGTTCCAG TTTAGAGAACACAGCCAACAGTGCCGACGCCTCCAGCAACAAGTTCGTCTTTGGCCAGAACATGAGCGAGCGTGTTTTG AGTTTCCCCAAGTTAAACGAGGTCAGCTCAGATGCCAGCAGGGAAAACGCAGCTGCCGAGTCTGGATCTGAGTCGTCTTCCCAGGAGGCCACCCCTGAGAAAG CTAATAACATTGCAGAGTCCCTGGTCGAGTCAGCGGCTGCCTACACCAAGGCCACAGCGCGGAAGTGTTTGTTGGAGAAAGTGGAAGTGATCACTGGGGAGGAGGCAGAAAGCAACGTGCTACAG ACCCAGTGCAAGCTGTTTGTCTTTGACAAGACCTCACAGTCCTGGGTGGAGCGAGGCCGGGGGCTGCTCAGGCTCAACGACATGGCATCGACCGACGATGGGACACTGCAGTCCCGACTTG TGATGCGGACCCAGGGCAGCCTGAGGCTGATCCTCAACACCAAGCTGTGGGCCCAGATGCAGATGGACAAGGCCAGCGAGAAGAGCATCCGCATCACCGCCATGGATACTGAGGACCAGGGTGTGAAGGTCTTCCTGATCTCG GCCAGCTCCAAGGACACAGGCCAGCTGTACGCTGCCCTGCACCACCGCATCCTGGCCCTTCGCAGCCGTGTGGAGCAGGAACAAGAGGCCAAGATGCCCGCCCCTGAGCCTGGGGCCGCCCCATCCCACGAGGAGGACGACAGCGATGATGATGTGCTGGCTCCCTCGGGGGCTGCCGGGGCCG GCGCAGGTGAGGAAGGTGACGGGCAGACGCCTGGGAGCACATAG
- the Ranbp3 gene encoding ran-binding protein 3 isoform X22, translating to MADLANEEKPAIAPPVFVFQKDKGQKRSAGGSSPEAGEDSDREDGNYCPPVKRERTSSLTQFPPSQSVSKHNVFMPSTFCESSAGNSDSDPEEKSSGFRLKPPTLIHGQAPSAGLPSQKPKEQQRSVLRPAVLQAPQPKALSQSIPSSGTNGVSIPADCMGAATSLSPENPARRSPSESADEAHALEEKEPQKNESSNTSEEENCEKKDQVAQQSFVFGQNLRDRVKLVNENTDVAGLESAGQPSSDTPAATNYFLQYISSSLENTANSADASSNKFVFGQNMSERVLSFPKLNEVSSDASRENAAAESGSESSSQEATPEKANNIAESLVESAAAYTKATARKCLLEKVEVITGEEAESNVLQTQCKLFVFDKTSQSWVERGRGLLRLNDMASTDDGTLQSRLVMRTQGSLRLILNTKLWAQMQMDKASEKSIRITAMDTEDQGVKVFLISASSKDTGQLYAALHHRILALRSRVEQEQEAKMPAPEPGAAPSHEEDDSDDDVLAPSGAAGAGAGEEGDGQTPGST from the exons AAAAGCCTGCCATTGCTCCGCCCGTctttgtgtttcagaaggataAAGGACAAAAG AGGTCAGCTGGAGGctccagtcctgaagcaggagaAG ATTCTGACCGAGAAGATGGAAACTACTGCCCTCCTGTCAAGCGAGAAAGAACGTCCTCTTTAACCCAGTTCCCACCTTCACAGTCAG TGTCAAAACACAATGTTTTTATGCCATCAACCTTCTGCGAGTCCTCTGCAGGCAATTCTGACTCAGACCCAG AGGAAAAGAGCAGCGGGTTCCGGCTGAAGCCACCGACACTGATCCATGGCCAGGCGCCCAGTGCAG GTTTGCCAAGCCAGAAGCCCAAGGAACAGCAGCGCAGTGTTCTCCGCCCAGCCGTATTGCAAGCCCCACAGCCAAAAGCACTGTCGCAATCCA TCCCTAGCAGTGGCACCAATGGAGTCAGCATCCCAGCAGACTGCATGGGGGCAGCAACATCATTATCACCAGAAAACCCTGCACGGAGAAGTCCCTCTGAATCTGCTGATGAGGCACATGCACTTGAG gagAAAGAGCCCCAGAAAAATGAGTCTAGCAATACTTCTGAGGAggaaaactgtgagaagaaagaTCAAGTTGCACAGCAATCCTTTGTATTTGGGCAGAACTTGAGGGACAGAGTTAAG CTGGTGAATGAGAATACCGATGTAGCTGGCTTGGAGAGTGCCGGACAGCCCAGCTCAGACACGCCAGCTGCCACCAACTACTTTCTCCAGTATATCAGTTCCAG TTTAGAGAACACAGCCAACAGTGCCGACGCCTCCAGCAACAAGTTCGTCTTTGGCCAGAACATGAGCGAGCGTGTTTTG AGTTTCCCCAAGTTAAACGAGGTCAGCTCAGATGCCAGCAGGGAAAACGCAGCTGCCGAGTCTGGATCTGAGTCGTCTTCCCAGGAGGCCACCCCTGAGAAAG CTAATAACATTGCAGAGTCCCTGGTCGAGTCAGCGGCTGCCTACACCAAGGCCACAGCGCGGAAGTGTTTGTTGGAGAAAGTGGAAGTGATCACTGGGGAGGAGGCAGAAAGCAACGTGCTACAG ACCCAGTGCAAGCTGTTTGTCTTTGACAAGACCTCACAGTCCTGGGTGGAGCGAGGCCGGGGGCTGCTCAGGCTCAACGACATGGCATCGACCGACGATGGGACACTGCAGTCCCGACTTG TGATGCGGACCCAGGGCAGCCTGAGGCTGATCCTCAACACCAAGCTGTGGGCCCAGATGCAGATGGACAAGGCCAGCGAGAAGAGCATCCGCATCACCGCCATGGATACTGAGGACCAGGGTGTGAAGGTCTTCCTGATCTCG GCCAGCTCCAAGGACACAGGCCAGCTGTACGCTGCCCTGCACCACCGCATCCTGGCCCTTCGCAGCCGTGTGGAGCAGGAACAAGAGGCCAAGATGCCCGCCCCTGAGCCTGGGGCCGCCCCATCCCACGAGGAGGACGACAGCGATGATGATGTGCTGGCTCCCTCGGGGGCTGCCGGGGCCG GCGCAGGTGAGGAAGGTGACGGGCAGACGCCTGGGAGCACATAG
- the Ranbp3 gene encoding ran-binding protein 3 isoform X4, producing MRTRSGLRQKTGEPGPARGLVGGLKEVKWRTWRTKSSAEQKDLSDSGEEPQGEAEAPHHGTGHPESAVLKRSHGGISSLEVPAAPGRFPRRKTPASSLPGPRGHRFPRSAGGSSPEAGEDSDREDGNYCPPVKRERTSSLTQFPPSQSVSKHNVFMPSTFCESSAGNSDSDPEEKSSGFRLKPPTLIHGQAPSAGLPSQKPKEQQRSVLRPAVLQAPQPKALSQSIPSSGTNGVSIPADCMGAATSLSPENPARRSPSESADEAHALEEKEPQKNESSNTSEEENCEKKDQVAQQSFVFGQNLRDRVKLVNENTDVAGLESAGQPSSDTPAATNYFLQYISSSLENTANSADASSNKFVFGQNMSERVLSFPKLNEVSSDASRENAAAESGSESSSQEATPEKANNIAESLVESAAAYTKATARKCLLEKVEVITGEEAESNVLQTQCKLFVFDKTSQSWVERGRGLLRLNDMASTDDGTLQSRLVMRTQGSLRLILNTKLWAQMQMDKASEKSIRITAMDTEDQGVKVFLISASSKDTGQLYAALHHRILALRSRVEQEQEAKMPAPEPGAAPSHEEDDSDDDVLAPSGAAGAGAGEEGDGQTPGST from the exons TCCTCTGCAGAGCAAAAAGACTTGTCGGATTCGGGAGAGGAGCCTcagggggaggctgaggcccccCACCATGGCACGGGTCACCCCGAGTCAGCTG TCCTAAAGAGGAGTCATGGCGGCATTTCCTCACTGGAGGTTCCAGCAGCACCTGGAAGGTTCCCCAGGAGGAAGACTCCTGCATCGTCCCTCCCAGGACCAAGAGGCCACCGCTTTCCT AGGTCAGCTGGAGGctccagtcctgaagcaggagaAG ATTCTGACCGAGAAGATGGAAACTACTGCCCTCCTGTCAAGCGAGAAAGAACGTCCTCTTTAACCCAGTTCCCACCTTCACAGTCAG TGTCAAAACACAATGTTTTTATGCCATCAACCTTCTGCGAGTCCTCTGCAGGCAATTCTGACTCAGACCCAG AGGAAAAGAGCAGCGGGTTCCGGCTGAAGCCACCGACACTGATCCATGGCCAGGCGCCCAGTGCAG GTTTGCCAAGCCAGAAGCCCAAGGAACAGCAGCGCAGTGTTCTCCGCCCAGCCGTATTGCAAGCCCCACAGCCAAAAGCACTGTCGCAATCCA TCCCTAGCAGTGGCACCAATGGAGTCAGCATCCCAGCAGACTGCATGGGGGCAGCAACATCATTATCACCAGAAAACCCTGCACGGAGAAGTCCCTCTGAATCTGCTGATGAGGCACATGCACTTGAG gagAAAGAGCCCCAGAAAAATGAGTCTAGCAATACTTCTGAGGAggaaaactgtgagaagaaagaTCAAGTTGCACAGCAATCCTTTGTATTTGGGCAGAACTTGAGGGACAGAGTTAAG CTGGTGAATGAGAATACCGATGTAGCTGGCTTGGAGAGTGCCGGACAGCCCAGCTCAGACACGCCAGCTGCCACCAACTACTTTCTCCAGTATATCAGTTCCAG TTTAGAGAACACAGCCAACAGTGCCGACGCCTCCAGCAACAAGTTCGTCTTTGGCCAGAACATGAGCGAGCGTGTTTTG AGTTTCCCCAAGTTAAACGAGGTCAGCTCAGATGCCAGCAGGGAAAACGCAGCTGCCGAGTCTGGATCTGAGTCGTCTTCCCAGGAGGCCACCCCTGAGAAAG CTAATAACATTGCAGAGTCCCTGGTCGAGTCAGCGGCTGCCTACACCAAGGCCACAGCGCGGAAGTGTTTGTTGGAGAAAGTGGAAGTGATCACTGGGGAGGAGGCAGAAAGCAACGTGCTACAG ACCCAGTGCAAGCTGTTTGTCTTTGACAAGACCTCACAGTCCTGGGTGGAGCGAGGCCGGGGGCTGCTCAGGCTCAACGACATGGCATCGACCGACGATGGGACACTGCAGTCCCGACTTG TGATGCGGACCCAGGGCAGCCTGAGGCTGATCCTCAACACCAAGCTGTGGGCCCAGATGCAGATGGACAAGGCCAGCGAGAAGAGCATCCGCATCACCGCCATGGATACTGAGGACCAGGGTGTGAAGGTCTTCCTGATCTCG GCCAGCTCCAAGGACACAGGCCAGCTGTACGCTGCCCTGCACCACCGCATCCTGGCCCTTCGCAGCCGTGTGGAGCAGGAACAAGAGGCCAAGATGCCCGCCCCTGAGCCTGGGGCCGCCCCATCCCACGAGGAGGACGACAGCGATGATGATGTGCTGGCTCCCTCGGGGGCTGCCGGGGCCG GCGCAGGTGAGGAAGGTGACGGGCAGACGCCTGGGAGCACATAG
- the Ranbp3 gene encoding ran-binding protein 3 isoform X11: MADLANEEKPAIAPPVFVFQKDKGQKSSAEQKDLSDSGEEPQGEAEAPHHGTGHPESAGEHALEPPAPASTSASTPSLPAPEAQLPFPRELAGRSAGGSSPEAGEDSDREDGNYCPPVKRERTSSLTQFPPSQSVSKHNVFMPSTFCESSAGNSDSDPEEKSSGFRLKPPTLIHGQAPSAGLPSQKPKEQQRSVLRPAVLQAPQPKALSQSIPSSGTNGVSIPADCMGAATSLSPENPARRSPSESADEAHALEEKEPQKNESSNTSEEENCEKKDQVAQQSFVFGQNLRDRVKLVNENTDVAGLESAGQPSSDTPAATNYFLQYISSSLENTANSADASSNKFVFGQNMSERVLSFPKLNEVSSDASRENAAAESGSESSSQEATPEKANNIAESLVESAAAYTKATARKCLLEKVEVITGEEAESNVLQTQCKLFVFDKTSQSWVERGRGLLRLNDMASTDDGTLQSRLVMRTQGSLRLILNTKLWAQMQMDKASEKSIRITAMDTEDQGVKVFLISASSKDTGQLYAALHHRILALRSRVEQEQEAKMPAPEPGAAPSHEEDDSDDDVLAPSGAAGAGAGEEGDGQTPGST, encoded by the exons AAAAGCCTGCCATTGCTCCGCCCGTctttgtgtttcagaaggataAAGGACAAAAG TCCTCTGCAGAGCAAAAAGACTTGTCGGATTCGGGAGAGGAGCCTcagggggaggctgaggcccccCACCATGGCACGGGTCACCCCGAGTCAGCTGGTGAGCATGCCCTAGAACCTCCCGCCCCTGCTAGCACTTCAGCCAGCACTCCTTCGCTTCCCGCTCCTGAAGCCCAGCTTCCTTTTCCACGAGAACTGGCAGGG AGGTCAGCTGGAGGctccagtcctgaagcaggagaAG ATTCTGACCGAGAAGATGGAAACTACTGCCCTCCTGTCAAGCGAGAAAGAACGTCCTCTTTAACCCAGTTCCCACCTTCACAGTCAG TGTCAAAACACAATGTTTTTATGCCATCAACCTTCTGCGAGTCCTCTGCAGGCAATTCTGACTCAGACCCAG AGGAAAAGAGCAGCGGGTTCCGGCTGAAGCCACCGACACTGATCCATGGCCAGGCGCCCAGTGCAG GTTTGCCAAGCCAGAAGCCCAAGGAACAGCAGCGCAGTGTTCTCCGCCCAGCCGTATTGCAAGCCCCACAGCCAAAAGCACTGTCGCAATCCA TCCCTAGCAGTGGCACCAATGGAGTCAGCATCCCAGCAGACTGCATGGGGGCAGCAACATCATTATCACCAGAAAACCCTGCACGGAGAAGTCCCTCTGAATCTGCTGATGAGGCACATGCACTTGAG gagAAAGAGCCCCAGAAAAATGAGTCTAGCAATACTTCTGAGGAggaaaactgtgagaagaaagaTCAAGTTGCACAGCAATCCTTTGTATTTGGGCAGAACTTGAGGGACAGAGTTAAG CTGGTGAATGAGAATACCGATGTAGCTGGCTTGGAGAGTGCCGGACAGCCCAGCTCAGACACGCCAGCTGCCACCAACTACTTTCTCCAGTATATCAGTTCCAG TTTAGAGAACACAGCCAACAGTGCCGACGCCTCCAGCAACAAGTTCGTCTTTGGCCAGAACATGAGCGAGCGTGTTTTG AGTTTCCCCAAGTTAAACGAGGTCAGCTCAGATGCCAGCAGGGAAAACGCAGCTGCCGAGTCTGGATCTGAGTCGTCTTCCCAGGAGGCCACCCCTGAGAAAG CTAATAACATTGCAGAGTCCCTGGTCGAGTCAGCGGCTGCCTACACCAAGGCCACAGCGCGGAAGTGTTTGTTGGAGAAAGTGGAAGTGATCACTGGGGAGGAGGCAGAAAGCAACGTGCTACAG ACCCAGTGCAAGCTGTTTGTCTTTGACAAGACCTCACAGTCCTGGGTGGAGCGAGGCCGGGGGCTGCTCAGGCTCAACGACATGGCATCGACCGACGATGGGACACTGCAGTCCCGACTTG TGATGCGGACCCAGGGCAGCCTGAGGCTGATCCTCAACACCAAGCTGTGGGCCCAGATGCAGATGGACAAGGCCAGCGAGAAGAGCATCCGCATCACCGCCATGGATACTGAGGACCAGGGTGTGAAGGTCTTCCTGATCTCG GCCAGCTCCAAGGACACAGGCCAGCTGTACGCTGCCCTGCACCACCGCATCCTGGCCCTTCGCAGCCGTGTGGAGCAGGAACAAGAGGCCAAGATGCCCGCCCCTGAGCCTGGGGCCGCCCCATCCCACGAGGAGGACGACAGCGATGATGATGTGCTGGCTCCCTCGGGGGCTGCCGGGGCCG GCGCAGGTGAGGAAGGTGACGGGCAGACGCCTGGGAGCACATAG
- the Ranbp3 gene encoding ran-binding protein 3 isoform X7, protein MRTRSGLRQKTGEPGPARGLVGGLKEVKWRTWRTKKSLPLLRPSLCFRRIKDKSPKEESWRHFLTGGSSSTWKVPQEEDSCIVPPRTKRPPLSCEQVLRRDSGHGFEGLLRSGQGASEFYLTRHPFFSGSPKQRSAGGSSPEAGEDSDREDGNYCPPVKRERTSSLTQFPPSQSVSKHNVFMPSTFCESSAGNSDSDPEEKSSGFRLKPPTLIHGQAPSAVPSSGTNGVSIPADCMGAATSLSPENPARRSPSESADEAHALEEKEPQKNESSNTSEEENCEKKDQVAQQSFVFGQNLRDRVKLVNENTDVAGLESAGQPSSDTPAATNYFLQYISSSLENTANSADASSNKFVFGQNMSERVLSFPKLNEVSSDASRENAAAESGSESSSQEATPEKANNIAESLVESAAAYTKATARKCLLEKVEVITGEEAESNVLQTQCKLFVFDKTSQSWVERGRGLLRLNDMASTDDGTLQSRLVMRTQGSLRLILNTKLWAQMQMDKASEKSIRITAMDTEDQGVKVFLISASSKDTGQLYAALHHRILALRSRVEQEQEAKMPAPEPGAAPSHEEDDSDDDVLAPSGAAGAGAGEEGDGQTPGST, encoded by the exons AAAAGCCTGCCATTGCTCCGCCCGTctttgtgtttcagaaggataAAGGACAAAAG TCCTAAAGAGGAGTCATGGCGGCATTTCCTCACTGGAGGTTCCAGCAGCACCTGGAAGGTTCCCCAGGAGGAAGACTCCTGCATCGTCCCTCCCAGGACCAAGAGGCCACCGCTTTCCTGTGAGCAGGTTCTTAGAAGAGACTCGGGGCATGGATTTGAGGGTCTCCTGAGGTCGGGCCAGGGAGCATCTGAGTTTTATCTGACGAGGCACCCTTTCTTCTCAGGGTCACCAAAGCAG AGGTCAGCTGGAGGctccagtcctgaagcaggagaAG ATTCTGACCGAGAAGATGGAAACTACTGCCCTCCTGTCAAGCGAGAAAGAACGTCCTCTTTAACCCAGTTCCCACCTTCACAGTCAG TGTCAAAACACAATGTTTTTATGCCATCAACCTTCTGCGAGTCCTCTGCAGGCAATTCTGACTCAGACCCAG AGGAAAAGAGCAGCGGGTTCCGGCTGAAGCCACCGACACTGATCCATGGCCAGGCGCCCAGTGCAG TCCCTAGCAGTGGCACCAATGGAGTCAGCATCCCAGCAGACTGCATGGGGGCAGCAACATCATTATCACCAGAAAACCCTGCACGGAGAAGTCCCTCTGAATCTGCTGATGAGGCACATGCACTTGAG gagAAAGAGCCCCAGAAAAATGAGTCTAGCAATACTTCTGAGGAggaaaactgtgagaagaaagaTCAAGTTGCACAGCAATCCTTTGTATTTGGGCAGAACTTGAGGGACAGAGTTAAG CTGGTGAATGAGAATACCGATGTAGCTGGCTTGGAGAGTGCCGGACAGCCCAGCTCAGACACGCCAGCTGCCACCAACTACTTTCTCCAGTATATCAGTTCCAG TTTAGAGAACACAGCCAACAGTGCCGACGCCTCCAGCAACAAGTTCGTCTTTGGCCAGAACATGAGCGAGCGTGTTTTG AGTTTCCCCAAGTTAAACGAGGTCAGCTCAGATGCCAGCAGGGAAAACGCAGCTGCCGAGTCTGGATCTGAGTCGTCTTCCCAGGAGGCCACCCCTGAGAAAG CTAATAACATTGCAGAGTCCCTGGTCGAGTCAGCGGCTGCCTACACCAAGGCCACAGCGCGGAAGTGTTTGTTGGAGAAAGTGGAAGTGATCACTGGGGAGGAGGCAGAAAGCAACGTGCTACAG ACCCAGTGCAAGCTGTTTGTCTTTGACAAGACCTCACAGTCCTGGGTGGAGCGAGGCCGGGGGCTGCTCAGGCTCAACGACATGGCATCGACCGACGATGGGACACTGCAGTCCCGACTTG TGATGCGGACCCAGGGCAGCCTGAGGCTGATCCTCAACACCAAGCTGTGGGCCCAGATGCAGATGGACAAGGCCAGCGAGAAGAGCATCCGCATCACCGCCATGGATACTGAGGACCAGGGTGTGAAGGTCTTCCTGATCTCG GCCAGCTCCAAGGACACAGGCCAGCTGTACGCTGCCCTGCACCACCGCATCCTGGCCCTTCGCAGCCGTGTGGAGCAGGAACAAGAGGCCAAGATGCCCGCCCCTGAGCCTGGGGCCGCCCCATCCCACGAGGAGGACGACAGCGATGATGATGTGCTGGCTCCCTCGGGGGCTGCCGGGGCCG GCGCAGGTGAGGAAGGTGACGGGCAGACGCCTGGGAGCACATAG
- the Ranbp3 gene encoding ran-binding protein 3 isoform X10, giving the protein MRTRSGLRQKTGEPGPARGLVGGLKEVKWRTWRTKKSLPLLRPSLCFRRIKDKSPKEESWRHFLTGGSSSTWKVPQEEDSCIVPPRTKRPPLSCEQRSAGGSSPEAGEDSDREDGNYCPPVKRERTSSLTQFPPSQSVSKHNVFMPSTFCESSAGNSDSDPEEKSSGFRLKPPTLIHGQAPSAGLPSQKPKEQQRSVLRPAVLQAPQPKALSQSIPSSGTNGVSIPADCMGAATSLSPENPARRSPSESADEAHALEEKEPQKNESSNTSEEENCEKKDQVAQQSFVFGQNLRDRVKLVNENTDVAGLESAGQPSSDTPAATNYFLQYISSSLENTANSADASSNKFVFGQNMSERVLSFPKLNEVSSDASRENAAAESGSESSSQEATPEKANNIAESLVESAAAYTKATARKCLLEKVEVITGEEAESNVLQTQCKLFVFDKTSQSWVERGRGLLRLNDMASTDDGTLQSRLVMRTQGSLRLILNTKLWAQMQMDKASEKSIRITAMDTEDQGVKVFLISASSKDTGQLYAALHHRILALRSRVEQEQEAKMPAPEPGAAPSHEEDDSDDDVLAPSGAAGAGAGEEGDGQTPGST; this is encoded by the exons AAAAGCCTGCCATTGCTCCGCCCGTctttgtgtttcagaaggataAAGGACAAAAG TCCTAAAGAGGAGTCATGGCGGCATTTCCTCACTGGAGGTTCCAGCAGCACCTGGAAGGTTCCCCAGGAGGAAGACTCCTGCATCGTCCCTCCCAGGACCAAGAGGCCACCGCTTTCCTGTGAGCAG AGGTCAGCTGGAGGctccagtcctgaagcaggagaAG ATTCTGACCGAGAAGATGGAAACTACTGCCCTCCTGTCAAGCGAGAAAGAACGTCCTCTTTAACCCAGTTCCCACCTTCACAGTCAG TGTCAAAACACAATGTTTTTATGCCATCAACCTTCTGCGAGTCCTCTGCAGGCAATTCTGACTCAGACCCAG AGGAAAAGAGCAGCGGGTTCCGGCTGAAGCCACCGACACTGATCCATGGCCAGGCGCCCAGTGCAG GTTTGCCAAGCCAGAAGCCCAAGGAACAGCAGCGCAGTGTTCTCCGCCCAGCCGTATTGCAAGCCCCACAGCCAAAAGCACTGTCGCAATCCA TCCCTAGCAGTGGCACCAATGGAGTCAGCATCCCAGCAGACTGCATGGGGGCAGCAACATCATTATCACCAGAAAACCCTGCACGGAGAAGTCCCTCTGAATCTGCTGATGAGGCACATGCACTTGAG gagAAAGAGCCCCAGAAAAATGAGTCTAGCAATACTTCTGAGGAggaaaactgtgagaagaaagaTCAAGTTGCACAGCAATCCTTTGTATTTGGGCAGAACTTGAGGGACAGAGTTAAG CTGGTGAATGAGAATACCGATGTAGCTGGCTTGGAGAGTGCCGGACAGCCCAGCTCAGACACGCCAGCTGCCACCAACTACTTTCTCCAGTATATCAGTTCCAG TTTAGAGAACACAGCCAACAGTGCCGACGCCTCCAGCAACAAGTTCGTCTTTGGCCAGAACATGAGCGAGCGTGTTTTG AGTTTCCCCAAGTTAAACGAGGTCAGCTCAGATGCCAGCAGGGAAAACGCAGCTGCCGAGTCTGGATCTGAGTCGTCTTCCCAGGAGGCCACCCCTGAGAAAG CTAATAACATTGCAGAGTCCCTGGTCGAGTCAGCGGCTGCCTACACCAAGGCCACAGCGCGGAAGTGTTTGTTGGAGAAAGTGGAAGTGATCACTGGGGAGGAGGCAGAAAGCAACGTGCTACAG ACCCAGTGCAAGCTGTTTGTCTTTGACAAGACCTCACAGTCCTGGGTGGAGCGAGGCCGGGGGCTGCTCAGGCTCAACGACATGGCATCGACCGACGATGGGACACTGCAGTCCCGACTTG TGATGCGGACCCAGGGCAGCCTGAGGCTGATCCTCAACACCAAGCTGTGGGCCCAGATGCAGATGGACAAGGCCAGCGAGAAGAGCATCCGCATCACCGCCATGGATACTGAGGACCAGGGTGTGAAGGTCTTCCTGATCTCG GCCAGCTCCAAGGACACAGGCCAGCTGTACGCTGCCCTGCACCACCGCATCCTGGCCCTTCGCAGCCGTGTGGAGCAGGAACAAGAGGCCAAGATGCCCGCCCCTGAGCCTGGGGCCGCCCCATCCCACGAGGAGGACGACAGCGATGATGATGTGCTGGCTCCCTCGGGGGCTGCCGGGGCCG GCGCAGGTGAGGAAGGTGACGGGCAGACGCCTGGGAGCACATAG